In one window of Gudongella oleilytica DNA:
- the rpsJ gene encoding 30S ribosomal protein S10 — MSNKQKIRIRLKAYDHELLDSSAQRIVETAKRTGASVSGPVPLPTEKEIITILRAVHKYKDSREQFEQRTHKRLIDILNPNQKTVDSLMKLNLPAGVDIEIKL; from the coding sequence ATGTCAAACAAGCAAAAAATAAGAATCAGGTTGAAGGCTTACGATCATGAGCTGCTGGATTCATCAGCACAGAGAATCGTAGAAACTGCTAAGAGGACAGGGGCTTCCGTATCAGGTCCGGTTCCATTGCCGACAGAGAAGGAGATCATAACTATCCTTAGAGCGGTTCATAAGTACAAGGATTCCAGAGAGCAATTCGAGCAAAGAACTCATAAGAGACTTATCGATATCCTCAACCCGAATCAAAAGACGGTCGATTCACTAATGAAGCTGAATCTTCCTGCAGGCGTAGACATAGAGATAAAACTATAA
- the tuf gene encoding elongation factor Tu gives MGKQKFERTKPHVNVGTIGHVDHGKTTLTAAITLVLNKRFGTGEFIDYAHIDKAPEERERGITISTSHVEYETANRHYAHVDCPGHADYVKNMITGAAQMDGAILVVSAADGPMPQTREHILLSRQVGVPKIVVFLNKEDMVDDPELIELVEMEVRELLTEYEFDGDNTPIVAGSALKALDDPMGPWGDKIVKLMEEVDTYIPQPQREIDKPFLMPVEDVFSITGRGTVATGRVERGVVKTGDNVEIVGLTEESRTVVVTGVEMFRKLLDEAQAGDNIGVLLRGVQRTEIERGQVLAKPKSIKPHTKFDSEVFVLSKEEGGRHTPFFNGYRPQFYFRTTDVTGNIKLEEGVEMVMPGDNARFSIELITPIAMEEGLRFAIREGGRTVGAGVVTKVYE, from the coding sequence ATGGGTAAGCAAAAATTTGAAAGAACGAAACCCCACGTTAACGTAGGAACAATAGGCCACGTTGACCACGGTAAAACCACACTGACAGCAGCGATAACATTAGTATTGAACAAGAGATTCGGAACAGGTGAATTCATCGACTACGCACACATAGACAAGGCACCTGAGGAGAGAGAAAGAGGAATCACCATATCTACATCCCACGTAGAGTATGAGACAGCAAACAGACACTACGCACACGTAGACTGCCCAGGCCATGCTGACTATGTAAAGAACATGATCACCGGAGCAGCACAGATGGACGGAGCAATCCTTGTAGTATCGGCAGCAGACGGCCCAATGCCACAAACAAGAGAGCACATCCTACTGTCAAGGCAGGTAGGAGTACCTAAGATAGTAGTATTCCTTAACAAGGAAGACATGGTAGACGACCCTGAGCTAATCGAGCTTGTAGAGATGGAAGTAAGAGAGCTTCTGACAGAGTACGAATTCGATGGCGACAACACACCGATCGTAGCAGGATCAGCATTGAAGGCACTTGATGATCCAATGGGACCATGGGGAGACAAGATAGTTAAGCTGATGGAAGAAGTAGACACATACATTCCACAGCCACAAAGAGAGATAGACAAGCCATTCCTGATGCCAGTAGAGGACGTATTTTCAATCACAGGAAGAGGAACAGTAGCAACAGGCAGAGTAGAAAGAGGAGTAGTAAAGACCGGCGACAACGTAGAGATAGTAGGTCTAACAGAAGAGTCCAGAACAGTAGTAGTAACCGGAGTAGAGATGTTCAGGAAGCTTCTTGACGAGGCACAGGCAGGAGACAACATAGGAGTGCTTCTAAGAGGAGTACAAAGAACTGAGATCGAAAGAGGCCAGGTACTTGCAAAGCCGAAGTCAATAAAGCCCCATACAAAGTTTGACTCAGAGGTATTCGTACTGAGCAAGGAAGAGGGCGGAAGACATACCCCATTCTTCAACGGCTACAGACCACAGTTCTACTTCAGGACAACAGACGTAACAGGCAATATCAAGCTTGAAGAAGGCGTAGAGATGGTAATGCCGGGAGACAACGCAAGATTTTCGATCGAGCTTATCACACCGATCGCGATGGAAGAAGGATTGAGATTCGCGATAAGAGAAGGCGGAAGAACAGTAGGAGCAGGCGTTGTAACTAAGGTTTACGAATAA